One genomic region from Prionailurus bengalensis isolate Pbe53 chromosome C1, Fcat_Pben_1.1_paternal_pri, whole genome shotgun sequence encodes:
- the LOC122479723 gene encoding gamma-crystallin F — MGKITFYEDRGFQGRHYECSSDHPNLQPYFSRCNSIRVDSGCWMLYEQPNYSGCQYFLRRGDYPDYQQWMGLSDAVRSCRLIPHTSSHRIRIYEREDYRGQMVEITEDCSSLHDRFHFSEIHSFQVLEGYWVLYEMPNYRGRQYLLRPGDYRRYHDWGATSARVGSLRRAMDFY; from the exons ATGGGGAAG ATCACCTTCTACGAGGACCGGGGCTTCCAGGGCCGCCACTACGAGTGCAGCAGTGACCACCCGAACCTGCAGCCCTATTTCAGCCGCTGCAACTCCATCCGCGTGGACAGCGGCTGCTGGATGCTCTACGAGCAGCCCAACTACTCGGGCTGCCAGTACTTCCTGCGGCGCGGGGACTACCCGGACTACCAGCAGTGGATGGGCCTCAGCGACGCGGTCCGCTCCTGCCGCCTCATCCCCCAC ACCAGCTCCCACAGGATCAGGATTTATGAGCGAGAAGACTACAGGGGCCAGATGGTAGAGATCACCGAGGACTGCTCCTCGCTTCATGACCGCTTCCACTTCAGTGAGATCCACTCCTTCCAAGTGCTGGAGGGCTACTGGGTCCTCTACGAGATGCCCAACTACCGGGGGCGGCAGTACCTGCTGAGACCGGGGGACTACAGGCGCTACCACGACTGGGGGGCCACGAGTGCCCGAGTGGGCTCTTTGAGGAGAGCCATGGATttctactga